TTGCGGATACTCTATGTCGCAGATACGGTACGCTTTTGGATTTATAGACTGAAGAATTCGGCTTCCAACAACGAATTCCTCCAACAAAACCCTGAGGTGAGGTTACCACCTGACTACCTGATGTATGAAGCTTTCAGGTTGAACTATCGGTTGTACTATGATGGCGGAAAGCAGACCGCGCAATGGCTGGCAGGTATAATTGAGCGCTATTGTCCGCTGGAGAACAAACGGATCCTGGACTGGGGGTGTGGCCCGGGGCGTGTAATCCGTCACATGCCCGCTATAGCGGGGCAAAGCTCTGAGTTGTACGGGACCGACTATAATCAGGAATCTATCAGGTGGTGTTCACAAAATCTGCCTGGCATACAGTTTTCAGTAAACACGCTCAGCCCCGCGCTCGCATTTAAAGCCAACTATTTTGATGTCATCTACGGGCTGTCGATCATTACCCATCTGTCTGAGGCAATGCACTACGGATGGTACACCGAACTGTACCGTGTACTCAGGCCCGGAGGGATTCTGATACTCTCGTCTCAAGGTGATAACTTTACCGGTAAGCTTACGAAAAACGAGCTTGAAACCTACGTGCAGGGTAAGCTTGTTGTACGTGGTAAGGTCAAGGAAGGACACCGGACCTATTCGGCATTTCATCCTGCCGGATTTATGAGGCGTCTGTTTAAAAATGCAACAATCCTTGAGCACATCACCCGTGAGCCAGAAGGTGATTATCTGCCACAGGACCTTTGGATTGTTCAAAAACCTGTTAGTTAGCCTCTAGTACCGTCCTTGGTAAACTAATGCGGGTTGGTCCGACCACATACGGTGCAATTTCGTACGGGTTGTAATACAGAATAACGCTATCAGTAGTAATACCCGATGCCAATGGTAGCGTAAACTTGCCATCCTGCATCATGTATCCTTTCTCAGCATAGTCATTCCCCTTGATGCCTACCTGTTTTTTAAACGTCTGTTCGGCGACATTCAGGAACGCTTTCATATTTCGGACCAATCCGGATAGCTGGACCGGTTTTCCTGTAGGAACATGAACCATGACGAAGTCAGTTACTGAATTCGGATGTGCGCCGCCAAGGAAGGTGGTAGCTTCAAGCTGGACACATACAATTGAATCATTACAGATAACCGAGCCGGAGCCCTGTACCGTCCACACAACAGCCATCATCGGAAATGCAGCCTTTTCTTCGGTGTAATCTGCCATGAGAAGCTTTGATTCCTTGATGATATCAGGGAACGTAACAGCCGAAGCAGTGTCGGGCTGGTTGGGAAGCGATCCGCCAAGCTGACTTACAAAAAAAGCTCTAACAGCGTAGTTAAGATAATCCGAAGCACGTGACCCATTCCCGTTAAATACGGGGAAATGGACTTCCACGCCGCCACAATCTTCAACTAGGCCGTTACAGCCGTGGGCACGAACAACAACAGTACTGTCTTTAAAAGAAAGCTCTGGTGCAGGATCTGCAGGCGGGGTTTCCGGTTCGCGCGAACACCCGGCGCACACAATAACCGCTCCAACGCAGAGGAGGAGCCAACTACGCATTTTGTTTACTAGGATTGTCTGTACAAACGGTTATTATTTAACCAGCATGAGCGGTTTGGTTGACGTAAAACCAGGAGCGGTGAGAACAAAGTAGTATAACTCGCTGGACATATTCTGTTCGCGAGTATTAAATTCAACCGTATGTTCACCGGCACCGATCACATCGTTTACGAGTGTAGCAACAACGTTGCCGTTTAAGTCAACCACTTTTAGGGTAACAGCCGCTGTTTCTGAGGTGCTAAACGTAATTGAAGTTCTGTCGGTTACAGGGTTAGGCTTACAGTCATTTAACACAAACGATGCCGTGCTGGTTTCGTTAATCCGGTGCCCTGCAACACCATCCTGCGGATTGCCGGTTTCGGAGTTTAACTGGAATGAGCGTTCCTGTACAAATACCTGAATTGGTTTGCTCATTACCGTAGCGCAAGGACTGGACATTTGGACGGTATAAACGCCTTCGAGCTCTTGTGTTGCAATCGGATAGCGGAGCTCCTGGCTGGTTTCTCCCGGTAAGGCAATGCCATCTTTAAACCACTGGATATCATAAAACCGAACGTCTTGTCCCTTATTCACGGTAAGAATGAACAGTGCCCCCATTGGTATCCTCTTCGTGGCAAGTTCGGCTTGCCCGTCTACACTAACCTGATGCTGGCGTGGCAATACCCTGATGGTCGGTGCAGCAACTATCGGCATAACCATACCAATCATTAACAACGCAGAAATCAAAGTTTTGCTCATAATA
This is a stretch of genomic DNA from Ignavibacteria bacterium. It encodes these proteins:
- a CDS encoding class I SAM-dependent methyltransferase; protein product: MTKGAISNILRSLRILYVADTVRFWIYRLKNSASNNEFLQQNPEVRLPPDYLMYEAFRLNYRLYYDGGKQTAQWLAGIIERYCPLENKRILDWGCGPGRVIRHMPAIAGQSSELYGTDYNQESIRWCSQNLPGIQFSVNTLSPALAFKANYFDVIYGLSIITHLSEAMHYGWYTELYRVLRPGGILILSSQGDNFTGKLTKNELETYVQGKLVVRGKVKEGHRTYSAFHPAGFMRRLFKNATILEHITREPEGDYLPQDLWIVQKPVS
- a CDS encoding DUF3298 domain-containing protein; the encoded protein is MRSWLLLCVGAVIVCAGCSREPETPPADPAPELSFKDSTVVVRAHGCNGLVEDCGGVEVHFPVFNGNGSRASDYLNYAVRAFFVSQLGGSLPNQPDTASAVTFPDIIKESKLLMADYTEEKAAFPMMAVVWTVQGSGSVICNDSIVCVQLEATTFLGGAHPNSVTDFVMVHVPTGKPVQLSGLVRNMKAFLNVAEQTFKKQVGIKGNDYAEKGYMMQDGKFTLPLASGITTDSVILYYNPYEIAPYVVGPTRISLPRTVLEAN